The following coding sequences lie in one Thalassoglobus polymorphus genomic window:
- a CDS encoding efflux RND transporter permease subunit encodes MSRVPDASTQEKRSFFQKQDPWGQGVAIWVLVAILFVAPLAGSSLRHVRLDNNVENWLPENDPSAQEYLWCRAHFPEDEKVILTWEGSAADDMRLPVLAGMLSGQVDEDGARRGGLPYVDSVMHAGDLLSKLVEFGVEEDEARRRISGTFIGTGHLKVRLTEAGRDQKEKTIKLIQERIHSQFGLELSIHEAVSPWMPEELDEDAFQELYSRYQPALETETELAPSEFGQHDFQVSWTGIGSNQKLKQAVIDSINHVASFATSDEPNGRQLVDSCYEKTGTPIAVVVTLSEAGGAEKSKAIAAIREAAIASFIPDDGLIVGGRVVAAAELNNGVIRAAWNPNATSILGKSVIGFSGLVGILFAIFSLKCLRLGGLVIFVSYYSAFLGVSLIPLSGGSMNMVLVVLPTLLMVLALSGAIHIANYWKHAVWESPKTAVADATKMARQPCLMAAFTTSLGLISLINSDLAPVREFGIYAALGCMISVAMVLYGLPALLQMVPLRRIAPEEVKSKRWSFYSDLICRHWLSIGASTIVLAIACSVGLRHFDVETKVIRYFPDSSPVVQDYQTIEDNLAGISPVEILVRFDKQSQSDLRFLERVELVREVEEEIRNHPEVSGAISMSSFLPQRTSPGENATMREKIFYNRRSNETEKRIKEEHAAESSAFIVMNRLPEVNGDELWRINAQAAVLSDADYTTLTQQLSDRVGKITRYHAGVDHTVTGTVPLFLRTQLAVLDSLVWSSVAAFVLIASVMIWVLKDPLAGIGSMIPNVLPVISIFGLVSWFGQKIDIGTMVTASVAMGIAVDGTLHLLTWFRNGLRKGMTRQASVKQALMHCGPAMWQTSAAVGIGLLVLFPADLLLISRFGWLMALLIGAAFIGDMVLLPCMLVGPLGRLIERRIRLNGEIEVVDESEELNGSTVVPSPHISLHTTQGRKSKRARELRNPEN; translated from the coding sequence GTGAGTCGCGTCCCAGATGCATCGACACAAGAAAAAAGAAGTTTCTTTCAGAAGCAAGATCCCTGGGGACAAGGTGTCGCCATATGGGTTTTAGTGGCCATTCTCTTCGTCGCTCCCCTCGCAGGATCTTCGCTGCGACATGTCCGTCTTGATAATAATGTCGAGAACTGGCTCCCTGAAAACGACCCCAGTGCGCAAGAGTATTTGTGGTGTCGGGCTCACTTCCCAGAGGACGAGAAGGTCATCCTGACATGGGAAGGAAGTGCAGCTGACGATATGCGGCTGCCAGTCCTGGCTGGAATGCTGAGCGGTCAAGTTGATGAGGATGGAGCACGTCGAGGCGGCTTGCCGTATGTCGATTCGGTCATGCACGCAGGCGATCTTCTATCGAAACTTGTTGAGTTCGGAGTTGAAGAAGATGAGGCGAGACGTCGGATCAGCGGAACCTTCATCGGGACCGGACATCTCAAAGTCCGACTCACTGAAGCTGGGCGAGACCAGAAAGAAAAGACAATCAAGCTGATCCAAGAGCGAATCCACTCGCAATTTGGACTTGAACTCAGCATTCACGAGGCTGTTTCACCCTGGATGCCCGAAGAACTCGACGAAGACGCTTTTCAAGAACTGTATTCACGTTATCAGCCTGCTCTCGAAACCGAGACCGAGCTGGCACCTTCAGAGTTCGGTCAGCATGATTTCCAAGTCAGCTGGACCGGGATCGGCAGTAATCAAAAACTCAAACAGGCCGTTATTGATTCCATCAATCATGTCGCATCTTTTGCGACATCTGACGAGCCCAATGGGCGCCAACTCGTCGATAGCTGCTACGAGAAAACGGGGACACCAATCGCCGTTGTCGTAACGTTATCCGAAGCAGGAGGCGCTGAAAAATCGAAAGCGATCGCAGCGATTCGCGAAGCAGCGATCGCCTCGTTTATCCCAGATGACGGACTCATTGTGGGAGGCCGCGTGGTCGCTGCAGCGGAGTTGAATAACGGCGTGATTCGTGCCGCCTGGAATCCGAATGCGACCAGCATTCTCGGGAAATCCGTAATTGGTTTTTCCGGCTTGGTCGGCATCCTGTTTGCGATCTTCTCCTTAAAGTGCCTCCGACTTGGCGGGCTTGTCATCTTCGTCTCTTACTACTCCGCGTTTCTTGGGGTCTCTTTGATCCCACTTTCTGGCGGAAGTATGAACATGGTCCTCGTGGTGTTGCCGACGCTGTTAATGGTGCTGGCGTTGTCAGGAGCCATTCACATCGCCAATTATTGGAAGCACGCAGTTTGGGAAAGCCCCAAAACTGCCGTCGCGGATGCCACCAAAATGGCGAGGCAGCCATGCCTGATGGCAGCCTTCACGACATCGCTGGGACTGATTTCGCTAATCAACAGCGACCTTGCTCCCGTTCGTGAATTTGGAATTTACGCTGCATTAGGTTGCATGATCTCGGTCGCGATGGTGCTTTATGGGCTCCCTGCTTTACTGCAAATGGTCCCACTTCGTCGTATTGCTCCGGAAGAAGTGAAATCGAAACGATGGTCTTTCTATAGCGACCTCATCTGCCGACACTGGCTCTCGATTGGAGCCTCAACAATTGTTTTGGCAATCGCCTGTTCTGTCGGCTTACGCCACTTTGACGTTGAGACGAAAGTCATTCGGTACTTCCCGGATTCATCCCCGGTCGTGCAAGATTACCAAACAATTGAAGACAACCTCGCCGGAATCAGTCCCGTCGAGATCCTCGTCAGATTCGACAAGCAGAGTCAGTCTGACCTTCGCTTCCTGGAGCGTGTTGAGCTTGTTCGAGAAGTGGAAGAAGAGATTCGCAACCACCCCGAAGTGAGTGGAGCGATTTCGATGTCGTCGTTTTTACCTCAGCGAACAAGCCCCGGCGAAAACGCAACGATGCGAGAAAAGATTTTCTACAATCGGCGTTCAAACGAAACAGAGAAACGCATCAAAGAAGAGCACGCAGCTGAGAGCAGTGCGTTCATCGTGATGAACAGATTGCCAGAAGTGAATGGCGACGAGCTCTGGAGAATCAACGCTCAAGCAGCAGTCCTCAGTGATGCGGACTATACCACACTGACTCAACAATTAAGCGATCGCGTGGGGAAAATCACGCGATACCATGCCGGTGTCGATCATACTGTGACAGGGACCGTTCCGTTGTTTTTGAGAACACAACTGGCAGTTCTGGACAGTTTGGTGTGGAGTTCCGTGGCTGCTTTTGTGTTGATTGCCTCTGTGATGATCTGGGTTTTGAAAGACCCTCTGGCTGGGATCGGAAGCATGATTCCGAACGTCCTTCCAGTCATTTCCATCTTCGGCCTGGTCTCCTGGTTCGGTCAAAAAATCGATATCGGAACAATGGTGACAGCTTCCGTTGCAATGGGAATCGCAGTCGATGGAACACTTCACTTGCTCACCTGGTTCCGAAACGGGCTACGCAAGGGAATGACACGTCAGGCCTCAGTGAAACAGGCACTGATGCATTGCGGACCAGCGATGTGGCAAACGAGCGCCGCTGTCGGAATTGGGCTGCTGGTGCTCTTTCCTGCGGATCTGTTGCTGATCAGCCGGTTTGGCTGGCTGATGGCACTCCTTATCGGAGCAGCCTTCATTGGGGACATGGTACTGCTCCCATGTATGCTCGTCGGACCGCTGGGCCGGTTAATTGAGCGCCGTATTCGATTGAACGGAGAGATTGAAGTTGTGGATGAATCGGAGGAACTCAACGGGTCCACCGTCGTCCCATCGCCTCACATTTCATTGCATACCACTCAAGGACGAAAGTCCAAACGAGCACGAGAACTCCGAAATCCTGAAAATTGA
- a CDS encoding DUF885 domain-containing protein: MNSTLLLVTMCLTSQTAPTTQADLLHEIIQEEWERTMRENPTWASSLGDRRYNTKWADLSPEAIERSHEKDVQVLKKLDAIQVDQLPPEEKINYQLFRRKYDLAVKAHQYRWYLVPLNQRGGIQDEGALAESLRFETVQDFDDWLARMRAFPAYMDQTIALMREGAMSGVIHSRVVMERVRSQIDKQLVAEPRAQQFFKPFTRIPDSVSLVQKRRLRNEAAISVQKEILPSYLKFKKFFEEEYLPACYEKVGVWQIPNGGELYELRCREFTTTNLTPTQIHSIGLAEVERIRGEMDAVIEELKFTGSFEEFLEFLRTNPAFYYENGDDLLRAYMSVCKQIDPQLVKLFKKLPRVPYGVEPIPTQIAPDTTTAYYRSPSPDGSRAGIYFVNLYRPEVRPRYEIEALSLHESVPGHHLQIALAQELDNLPRFRRYSGDTVYIEGWALYAESLGDELGMYRDPYSRFGQLTYEMWRAVRLVVDTGIHHQRWDRQRAIDYFAANTAKSIHDIENEIDRYISWPGQALAYKIGELKFQELRKKSEQQLGEKFDIRDFHDVVLRNGAVTLEILEDQVNDWIKSQK; encoded by the coding sequence ATGAATAGCACATTGCTCTTGGTGACCATGTGTCTCACGTCCCAAACGGCCCCGACGACTCAGGCTGATCTGCTGCATGAGATCATTCAGGAAGAATGGGAACGGACAATGCGCGAGAATCCGACCTGGGCCTCCAGCCTCGGAGATCGTCGATATAACACCAAATGGGCAGACTTGAGCCCGGAAGCGATTGAGCGATCGCACGAGAAAGATGTGCAGGTGTTGAAGAAACTGGATGCGATTCAGGTCGATCAACTGCCTCCCGAAGAGAAGATCAATTACCAGTTATTTCGGCGAAAATACGACCTCGCAGTGAAGGCTCATCAGTATCGATGGTATCTGGTTCCGCTCAACCAACGTGGTGGAATTCAAGATGAAGGGGCACTTGCCGAAAGTTTGCGATTCGAAACGGTTCAAGACTTTGACGATTGGCTGGCCCGCATGAGAGCGTTTCCCGCCTATATGGACCAGACAATCGCTCTAATGAGAGAGGGAGCGATGTCCGGGGTAATTCACTCACGTGTTGTGATGGAGCGGGTGAGGAGCCAGATCGACAAGCAACTCGTTGCGGAACCTCGGGCACAGCAGTTTTTCAAACCGTTCACCCGGATCCCCGATTCGGTGAGTCTCGTCCAGAAGAGGCGTCTACGTAATGAGGCAGCGATCTCTGTTCAAAAAGAGATTCTGCCCAGTTACTTGAAGTTCAAAAAGTTCTTTGAAGAGGAATACCTTCCCGCATGTTATGAAAAGGTTGGGGTCTGGCAAATTCCCAACGGTGGTGAGTTGTACGAGCTGAGATGCCGCGAGTTCACGACAACGAATTTGACACCGACGCAAATTCATTCTATTGGCTTAGCGGAAGTCGAACGGATTCGTGGTGAGATGGATGCGGTGATCGAAGAGTTGAAATTCACCGGATCGTTTGAAGAATTTTTGGAGTTTCTACGCACCAATCCAGCCTTTTATTACGAGAATGGTGACGACTTGCTGCGGGCGTATATGTCGGTTTGTAAGCAAATCGATCCACAACTGGTCAAGCTCTTCAAAAAGCTCCCGAGAGTCCCTTACGGAGTCGAACCGATTCCAACGCAGATCGCTCCTGATACAACAACCGCCTACTATCGTTCTCCATCTCCCGATGGATCGAGAGCCGGGATATACTTTGTGAACCTGTATCGCCCTGAGGTACGACCTCGCTATGAGATTGAAGCACTTTCGCTTCATGAATCAGTCCCAGGGCATCACTTGCAAATTGCACTCGCTCAGGAGCTCGACAATCTGCCTCGCTTTAGACGCTACAGTGGAGATACCGTTTACATCGAAGGCTGGGCGCTGTACGCGGAAAGCTTGGGGGATGAATTAGGAATGTATCGAGATCCTTACTCCCGATTCGGCCAGTTGACCTACGAAATGTGGCGCGCGGTCCGACTGGTCGTCGACACAGGGATTCATCATCAGCGTTGGGACCGTCAGCGAGCAATTGACTACTTCGCTGCAAATACCGCGAAGTCGATCCACGATATCGAGAATGAAATTGATCGATACATCTCCTGGCCCGGGCAGGCGTTGGCCTACAAGATCGGCGAACTGAAATTTCAAGAGCTTCGCAAGAAAAGTGAACAGCAACTGGGAGAGAAGTTTGACATTCGGGATTTTCACGATGTCGTCTTGCGAAACGGAGCTGTGACGCTGGAGATTCTGGAAGATCAGGTCAACGACTGGATTAAATCGCAAAAGTAG
- a CDS encoding pseudouridine synthase yields the protein MSKPDPEVPPVPSMRLQRYLAQCGLGSRRECEELIEQGRVEIDGVTVDKLGSNVKPTIQTVTLDGENLKFERKRYYLLNKPPGFLCTAKDPQGRRTIFDLFPPEGPRLFCVGRLDEATTGLLIVTNDGDLSQKLAHPKHRIHRLYKAQVAGHPDREVFNQLKEGHYFTEGKFKVHDIRPIKKQGQSTWVEITMTEGQNREIRRLLARTGHKVMKLERIGFGPIRIGRVPIGQFRELRREELGKLFEILERNKAGGSTSPKKAGSRNADKKNADRKKMGSKAPSSKNVRGKKSATSGKSKSAGKKSTKKKVVGRNARNAKKKPRRGKR from the coding sequence ATGTCTAAACCAGATCCAGAAGTCCCTCCAGTTCCCAGCATGCGACTGCAGCGTTATCTCGCGCAATGTGGTTTGGGATCGCGTCGCGAATGCGAAGAGTTAATTGAACAGGGTCGTGTCGAAATCGATGGCGTGACTGTCGACAAACTAGGCTCGAACGTCAAACCGACAATCCAAACAGTCACTCTCGATGGCGAAAACCTGAAGTTTGAGCGGAAACGATATTACCTGCTCAACAAACCTCCGGGATTTCTCTGTACCGCAAAAGACCCACAGGGACGACGGACGATTTTCGACCTCTTCCCTCCTGAGGGGCCAAGACTCTTTTGCGTTGGCCGTCTCGATGAGGCGACCACCGGCCTGCTGATCGTCACCAATGATGGGGACCTCTCTCAGAAACTGGCCCACCCAAAGCACCGAATTCACAGACTCTACAAAGCTCAAGTCGCTGGACATCCGGATCGAGAAGTTTTCAATCAGCTGAAAGAAGGCCATTACTTCACTGAAGGAAAATTCAAGGTCCACGACATTCGTCCGATCAAGAAACAGGGACAGAGCACCTGGGTTGAGATCACGATGACAGAAGGCCAAAACCGGGAGATTCGCCGTCTCCTGGCACGAACCGGTCACAAAGTCATGAAACTCGAGCGGATTGGATTTGGCCCAATTCGAATCGGTCGCGTTCCGATCGGTCAATTCCGTGAACTGCGTCGTGAAGAATTAGGGAAGCTCTTCGAGATTCTGGAACGGAATAAAGCTGGCGGATCAACTTCCCCGAAGAAAGCCGGCAGTCGAAATGCCGACAAGAAAAACGCTGACCGCAAGAAAATGGGGAGCAAGGCCCCCAGCAGCAAGAATGTCCGCGGTAAAAAATCCGCAACATCGGGGAAAAGCAAATCAGCTGGAAAGAAATCGACAAAGAAGAAAGTGGTCGGACGCAATGCCCGCAACGCCAAAAAGAAACCTCGACGAGGAAAACGGTAA
- a CDS encoding 3'-5' exoribonuclease YhaM family protein produces the protein MTRMFVNELEDGDNVEETYLLADRQLRANRNGDSYFLSQLRDRTGQISGLLWNVNASAVNHINTGDYVRVKGKVQQFQGNLQMILTRIDSASGDEIDTADYIPQSSTDVEAQFEKLCEILLGITDSDIQSLMQTFLADQEIVEGLKSAPAGVRLHHAYHGGLLDHIVNLAETATRISDLYPNVDINLLLAGIFLHDLGKIRELSYDSTFQYTDEGQLIGHLVMGVEMLSDKIRATEETTGRPFPEETTLRLKHMLLSHHGVYEYGSPKLPMTMEAIALHHLDNLDAKTNEFHSLIESDPNASSNWTPYQPNMQRKLYKGDIE, from the coding sequence ATGACGCGGATGTTCGTCAATGAATTAGAAGATGGAGACAACGTCGAAGAGACGTATCTTCTCGCGGACCGTCAATTACGAGCAAATCGTAACGGTGACAGCTACTTCCTTTCTCAACTCCGTGACCGGACCGGTCAGATTTCCGGCCTGCTCTGGAATGTGAACGCTTCAGCTGTCAATCACATCAACACTGGCGATTACGTTCGTGTCAAAGGAAAGGTGCAGCAGTTCCAGGGGAACCTGCAAATGATCCTGACCCGGATTGATTCGGCATCCGGGGACGAAATCGACACTGCGGATTACATTCCCCAATCCAGCACGGATGTTGAAGCTCAATTCGAAAAGCTTTGCGAAATTCTTCTAGGCATCACCGACTCCGATATTCAATCGCTGATGCAAACATTCCTGGCTGACCAGGAAATCGTCGAAGGGCTCAAATCGGCTCCCGCTGGCGTTCGATTGCACCACGCTTACCATGGCGGGTTGCTCGACCACATCGTAAATCTCGCAGAAACAGCAACACGAATTTCTGACTTGTACCCCAATGTCGATATCAATCTTCTGCTCGCCGGAATTTTCTTGCACGACTTGGGAAAAATTCGCGAACTCAGCTACGACTCAACATTCCAATATACTGATGAAGGCCAGTTGATTGGCCATCTCGTCATGGGTGTTGAGATGCTCTCAGATAAGATTCGTGCGACAGAAGAGACCACCGGTCGCCCGTTTCCGGAAGAGACGACGCTTCGCTTGAAGCACATGTTGCTCAGCCACCATGGTGTCTATGAGTATGGAAGTCCAAAACTTCCAATGACCATGGAAGCGATTGCACTTCACCACCTGGACAACCTGGACGCCAAAACGAACGAGTTCCACTCGCTCATTGAATCCGACCCCAACGCCTCCTCCAATTGGACGCCGTATCAGCCCAATATGCAACGCAAGTTGTACAAAGGCGATATCGAATAG